Part of the Acropora palmata chromosome 10, jaAcrPala1.3, whole genome shotgun sequence genome, ttataatgttattaagcaacgttctgtcgctagtttttatcgtcaaaAATAAGAGCTTTTACTTATTGGACAACAAAATGTCTAAAACTTTGAAACAGCACTatcgttttcttcttttttcttttcctttttcttgctcatttgaatacaattttacatttctttataatttctctaaaatttatttatcgCTTTATCACTTAAATGTGGAACAAAATCATAAAGTATGCACACGTTGGAGGTCTGAAACGAGCATGTTCATTAAATTCAAGCATATATACTCCAGCATCTCACCTGCAGGACAAGCTTTGCAGTCAAAATGACTTTTTCCAGGAGCATCACTGAGGTTGACGAAGCTGCCAATTGGACATTTCTTGCAACTGTCACTCACAAAAGCTAAACTGTCTGAATAGTAGCCACctgttttaaaaatgaatatttatgACCACGGGTAATAAGGGGGAATAATTGTAATTCATACACACCGCAAGTGAAATCATTACCAGATTTCACGCGTAACTTTTGATAATATTAGCAAACTAGTCTTCCTAATATTTTACATGGGTGACTAATTACGCTCTTGTAAAACtcgttttttacttttatattGTATCACTCGGTCCTAATACTCCAAACATTGAAGAATTTCATTAGGTATGTGAGGAGTTGCACATGGGTTAATTTATGAATTACTTCAGTCATGCCGCATCCAAATAGGAAAAACTTTTATGTAGCTCttcgtttgttttcatttcttctcttttctaGGTTTTGTGATTCAGAGCACGTTGCTAAGTAAGTTTAAGTGTTAAAGGATGAATGTATGAACTCATTTGCTGAGCATTCTGCCCATATGGACTCCGTTGACAGCCGCAGTTGCTTGGATTGTCGGTAGGGCTGTCGATATCAGTGGTTCAATTCTTTGAGGAGCGGTGTTCCGTGATATCCCAAAAAACGGCTACAAAGAAAACTAGTTAATGTGCATTAGTGTTGAGAAGTTTTTACGTATGTCAGCTTGTTTCATGAAAGTTCTCAAAAATCCTCGCAATCGGCAATCGTGACTAAAATTATAACACGCTAATTTCAGAAAGGTCTTCCCTGGCTATTGCTTAACTAGCGCTGAAAATTACAGTCTTAGTGATACCGCTAAGAGGCCACTAGCTCTTCTGCCGAAGgtatagaccactttcataaatggcggcgcattttgttattcctttgtatttatgttaattagacctactcgCCTctctttggtttaaatattctttagaattttgcACATAGCAGTGAGGCTAATAAGGCATTTTAGCAtcgaaacaaaagaatattaaatttgatctgcattatgaaagaggtctatccCCTTGTCAATCCTGCGAAACATCAGGGGTAATCGAAGGCGGAAGAAATGCTGGAGCctattttcttcaaacattCTATTGAAACACAAAACCTTGGTCGTGAAAAGAGATTTTAACGCAAAGTACCGTAACCTCTTATATTTCTCTTGCAGTGGACTGTGAATGGAATAAAGAAGGAGaggaaaagaaatatttcgtATTGGACGAAGTGACTCTATTGTGCTTTGCTAATGCATGTATGTGTTGCTCATCTCATTCATCTTGGGCTTTTCACTGGTGCAGATTTTAGGATATTTACTGCATTTTTCTAGAATTACTTTTCAGCACTATGAAATCCTCAGGGAGAGCAGTTCTGATCTTAGGCAGGAAACTGGTTTTtccgaaacaaaacaaagaagtcaGGTTGCGATCGACTGTAACTCAATCAATGCACAACAGTGGAGTTGGAAGGGACAGTTTAAGGACTAAGTTCGCCCGATTCCCTTTATTTTACGCTCAAATAAGTggcacaaaaaatattttttgagaaTTATTTGATGGCCTTCGTTCATTCTAAAAGGATTTAGCTCACTGaatttaacataaaaaaaatgatcacGGTTTTTGAAGCTCTTTATGTTTCGTTGACGTTAGGAAggtttgcaatggcgcgcttCAAGGCGGTTTACGGCTGCAACGATCCAAAAAAACGTTTCCTATGTGTTAGGCAGCGAGTATGAGCACGCAATAATCTCTCATTGACCTCTTAATCGCTTTTTTCACGCATGAGACTCACTAAAAATGAGACTTTCACTAAAATGAGTTATGAAGACTGAATAGTTTTAGAGCTTACCAGCAGAGCATTTTTTGCACTTAGGATGGGTGTGAGAACTATCAGCAAATGTCCCCAAAGGACACGGGCCAAGCTTGTCCTTTCCAATGCTGTCAGCAAATCCACTTTGAACGAACACCgcatttacaatttttttttcaaaatctgcCAAGTTGGAGATATCGATAAATTCGGATGAATTTCTGTGAACACCACTAAAATGTAAAGGGCACCGAAAGATAAAGACAGTATTAAATAAtgattgcaataataataataataataataataataataataatgataatagtataatgataataatagtataataataataatgttattattagcTAGGGATACCACTCCATGTTGGAGTAACGCAAAATACTGCCTTGTTGGGAACTGCAAGGATATTGACGAAATTAAAGTGTTGGCAATGTGAAGAAGAGATAATTGTGTTAGCCTTTGGTCATTTGTTATAACTCGCCTAACAGAAGAAAACACGGCAATGACAACAGCCAGAGCATGATGCtaaaacttaataataatgataaggaaaaaaaaacatcctcAAAATAGGAATGAAGAAGTTACCCTTTTATATGGACTGACCctatttatttaaatttttgtttggctGAAAAGCGGGAGTGTTGCTGTAAACCAGCTTGTCTCCAGAAACCTTTCCAGTGAAACAGGGGTTCCTAACAAATCTTCCCTTAGTAAAGCGCCCTAGGAACGAGTTTTAGGCGGGATGCGGGTCTTTCTGACCCTTGGactcctttttgcttttgtttttccctttttttttctaatactTTGAAGAACTTTCGAAACTaacaattttacattttttgccTCGGGGTGAAGATCAGTTTAGTCAGGTGGATAGGTAGCAATAGTAATGTCTCGATCTCCGCCTGGAAAGAGCTCGAACCTGCGACTGCGTGACTACTCAGTGTGATGCTTTATTACAGAGCTATGGGGAGACCTCAATGAAAGCGGCTTGTCAATGCCTTGTGTATTACAAGGGTTAACAAATGGTTTGCTTCGATTTCTGGGACAGCATCATTATTGTTCAAGTAGAAGCACCCATTCAACTCGGGCCCGATAACGAACTGTATTGTGGCAGGGCAATAATGAAAATGCTATTCAAAAGACACTGCTCCTGCATCTCGCTTGTTACAGCTCAACGGACACGTGATAGACACaactaaaagaaaactaaacaGTCTGGCCTGGGTGAGTGTTTTAGTGGCGGCAAAGTTGCAAGAAGAGCTGCTGGGAGACTTGAAGAAAAGTCTCCCAGTCAGTCAAGGCGGTAGTTGCAAACGAGTAAATTGCTTTTGCCTCGTCTTTACTTAATAGCCCTTATCGCATTTGTGTCTGCACATCAAACGGTCAGCGGAAATATAGTTTCAAGACGAGGCTATCGGGTCGGAGTTTCTCAAGGAACTCACCATGTCTGACCATGTAATTCCTGAATCTGCCTTTTTTTCTGCGGAGGAAAATGTCCAAATTCTTAGCGGTAAATGTCCAGGTATCACGAAAGGAAGACTGAAAGTTTGGCTGTCATTTCGGAAAGGAACTGCAAGAGATGGAAGTGCTTCGTCCGACGGTACGAAAGCCGTACTGCTTCAAAGGTACGTACGCTTCGCGTCGTTATTATAATATTTGTCATCGGGCGTTCACTTATGTTTCGATGTAGTCTCTTAACCTCATATGTTTACCATATGTTAATCTCAGatcgttttaattttttagggTTATAAGTTATATAAAAAACGGCTGGGAAAATAATTGGATAGATAAGTGGTCCCACCTGACAACAACCTCTCAAGAAGTAACTTCCGAACGAAGCAGCACGAATCAACACTACGAGTTTTCAGGATCAGCAGCATGGGTCCCGTTAATCCAAGCTAAAAATGACTTCCCATCGTTCAGTATTCAAGACATTGTGACGTATTTCATTGAACGGAAAGCAAACGATAAAGAGGCTAACAAGGACTATAAAAACGTCAACAACAAGGCATTCGGATTATTCAAACACGGACATGTCCAAAAAATCGAATTCGCCAAAGATGTTGATAAAACCCATGTGAAATGCTAAGAGTGGTTAATTAGTAAGGGGAACTGTGAAACTGTATAATTTATAATGTTGTTTGTTAAGCATACAGCCGAGGAAAATGTGTGCAAGTATTTGTTTTCTGACAGGCAATATCATCAGGTTCATTTTAAAAGTAATATACAGATTTCAAGCTATTTGTTAGTATTCTTTAGTACAAAATTTAACAGCAGCAACAAATATTCTTCAATAATGTATCATGGAGATAATTAAAAGCATTTCAGCAGTCTTCCACCAGTGGTGGTTGAAAATTAGTTAACATtgcacagacaaaaaaaatcatgtcaatTATACCATTTTTACACAAAGTGATGGGGACAAAATCTAGAATATGATAGTTCTTAATCCTTTCAATAGCTCTTTCCACATGGATCCTTAAGGTCGCAATTCTTCTAGTTTCAAGAAGTTGTCTTTCCTCAAACTGTCCTGACTCATTCATGAAAGGTGGGACATTGACAGAAACACCTTTACTGGCAAGCCTCTCTTGTATGTTAAATCCCCTGTCAGCCATGATACAATCTCCATACTTTAG contains:
- the LOC141894172 gene encoding uncharacterized protein LOC141894172; the encoded protein is MSDHVIPESAFFSAEENVQILSGKCPGITKGRLKVWLSFRKGTARDGSASSDGTKAVLLQRVISYIKNGWENNWIDKWSHLTTTSQEVTSERSSTNQHYEFSGSAAWVPLIQAKNDFPSFSIQDIVTYFIERKANDKEANKDYKNVNNKAFGLFKHGHVQKIEFAKDVDKTHVKC